A genomic segment from Modestobacter roseus encodes:
- the sodN gene encoding superoxide dismutase, Ni — protein sequence MRLFRMFSAVEATAHCDLPCGVYDPAQARIEAESVKAIQEKYQGNEDPVYRTRAVLIKEQRAELVKHHLWVLWTDYFKPPHFEKYPQLHELFNKATKQAGAAGGKGSMDPAEGQKLLDYIAEIDKIFWETKAAA from the coding sequence ATGCGTCTGTTCCGCATGTTCTCCGCCGTGGAGGCCACCGCGCACTGTGACCTCCCCTGCGGCGTCTACGACCCCGCCCAGGCCCGGATCGAGGCCGAGTCGGTCAAGGCCATCCAGGAGAAGTACCAGGGCAACGAGGACCCGGTCTACCGGACCCGCGCCGTCCTGATCAAGGAGCAGCGGGCCGAGCTGGTCAAGCACCACCTGTGGGTGCTCTGGACCGACTACTTCAAGCCCCCGCACTTCGAGAAGTACCCGCAGCTGCACGAGCTGTTCAACAAGGCCACCAAGCAGGCCGGCGCCGCCGGCGGCAAGGGCAGCATGGACCCGGCCGAGGGTCAGAAGCTGCTCGACTACATCGCCGAGATCGACAAGATCTTCTGGGAGACCAAGGCAGCTGCCTGA
- a CDS encoding adenylate/guanylate cyclase domain-containing protein, translated as MAADPAGRPLTETGPTEPAEPAGRSAAAREELERLLLDGPRRYTRRQVAELAGMPAERTQRLWRALGFADVADDDPAFTDADVTALARLSALIDSGFVDPLTEASIARAMGQTLSRLADWQTDLVAARLAEAGVGLGVDAGTDAVAAAVLRSTEALLPLMSELQDYVWRRHLAANAGRLVLSSGADHRELAVGFADLVGYTSRSRGMGGRELGDMVEDFEGLAADVIARYRGRVVKTVGDGVLFTCADAVDAVEIALRLPVEWSADDRPPLRVGAAYGPVLTRLGDVYSPVVNLASRLTSIARPSTVLVDRELARRLLGSPAYRVRPLRQVSVRGYDQLRPWLVRRREAGDVPGVAALEQLLDEIAHDVLRRGSDEPPA; from the coding sequence GTGGCGGCGGACCCCGCGGGCCGACCGCTGACGGAGACCGGGCCGACCGAGCCGGCCGAGCCGGCCGGACGATCGGCGGCTGCCCGGGAGGAGCTCGAGCGGCTGCTGCTCGACGGTCCGCGCCGGTACACCCGGCGGCAGGTGGCCGAGCTGGCCGGGATGCCCGCCGAACGGACCCAGCGGCTGTGGCGGGCGCTGGGCTTCGCCGACGTCGCCGACGACGACCCGGCCTTCACCGACGCCGACGTGACCGCGCTGGCCCGGCTGTCGGCGCTGATCGACTCCGGGTTCGTGGACCCGCTGACCGAGGCGTCGATCGCCCGGGCCATGGGGCAGACGCTGTCCCGGCTGGCCGACTGGCAGACCGACCTGGTCGCCGCCCGGCTCGCCGAGGCCGGGGTCGGACTGGGGGTGGACGCCGGCACGGACGCCGTGGCGGCTGCGGTGCTGCGCTCCACGGAAGCGCTGCTGCCGCTGATGAGCGAGCTGCAGGACTACGTCTGGCGCCGGCACCTGGCCGCGAACGCGGGGCGGCTGGTGCTGTCCTCCGGCGCCGACCACCGGGAGCTCGCGGTCGGCTTCGCCGACCTGGTCGGCTACACCTCCCGCAGCCGCGGGATGGGCGGGCGCGAGCTGGGCGACATGGTCGAGGACTTCGAGGGCCTGGCCGCCGACGTCATCGCGCGGTACCGCGGCCGGGTGGTCAAGACCGTCGGTGACGGGGTGCTGTTCACCTGCGCCGACGCCGTCGACGCGGTGGAGATCGCGCTGCGGCTGCCGGTGGAGTGGTCGGCCGACGACCGCCCGCCGCTGCGGGTCGGGGCCGCCTACGGGCCGGTGCTCACCCGGCTCGGCGACGTGTACTCCCCGGTGGTCAACCTGGCCAGCCGCTTGACCTCGATCGCGCGGCCGTCCACCGTGCTGGTCGACCGGGAGCTGGCCCGCCGGTTGCTCGGCTCGCCCGCCTACCGGGTCCGGCCGCTGCGGCAGGTGTCGGTCCGTGGCTACGACCAGCTGCGGCCCTGGCTGGTCCGCCGGCGCGAGGCCGGCGACGTGCCGGGCGTCGCGGCGCTGGAGCAGCTGCTCGACGAGATCGCCCACGACGTGCTGCGGCGCGGCTCGGACGAGCCACCGGCCTGA
- a CDS encoding S24 family peptidase, with protein sequence MISANTSSGGGSAELPGLPTPWVLARVAGPSMSPTVRSADRLLVRRLPRSRPIRSGDAVRSGDVVLARFPSRPELLVVKRARRPLDDGRWWVEGDNPFVTDDSRAFGPAVVVGRVVARLWPRPGRLPAAPPPG encoded by the coding sequence GTGATCAGCGCGAACACGTCCAGCGGCGGTGGCTCCGCGGAGCTCCCCGGGCTGCCCACGCCGTGGGTCCTGGCCCGGGTCGCCGGGCCGTCGATGTCCCCGACCGTCCGGTCGGCGGACCGGTTGCTGGTGCGACGGCTGCCCCGGTCCCGCCCGATCCGCTCCGGCGACGCGGTCCGCTCCGGCGACGTGGTCCTGGCCCGGTTCCCCTCGCGGCCGGAGCTGCTGGTGGTCAAGCGCGCCCGCCGGCCGCTCGACGACGGCCGCTGGTGGGTGGAGGGGGACAACCCGTTCGTCACCGACGACAGCCGGGCGTTCGGCCCGGCTGTCGTGGTCGGTCGGGTGGTGGCGCGGCTGTGGCCCCGCCCCGGACGCCTGCCGGCGGCCCCGCCGCCGGGCTGA
- a CDS encoding ABC transporter ATP-binding protein: MTPGVRDPLIPRRPQEPEIASPSSARTDPVRVEVRGLTKSFGAVRAVDSLSFTVEPGQVTGFLGPNGAGKTTTLRMALGLITPDGGTTTFNGTPYARLDEPLRRVGAVLETAFHPARSGRDHLRVYAAAAGLPAARADEVLARVGLGPAGRRRAGGYSLGMRQRLGLATALLGDPQVLVLDEPANGLDPEGIQWLRGFLRHLAHEEGRTVLVSSHLLSEVEQTADRVVIVGAGKLVREGSLAELRGGAGGGTVLARSPQVVQLADLLAAAGATVAPSGPDGVTVSGMPTEEVGHRAFTAGVELHELRAQTSGLEEVYFRLTAGQEQYAAGVPAQTEGTTR, encoded by the coding sequence ATGACCCCCGGAGTGCGCGACCCGCTGATCCCTCGCCGACCCCAGGAGCCCGAGATCGCCAGCCCCAGCAGCGCCCGGACCGACCCCGTACGGGTCGAGGTCCGCGGCCTCACCAAGTCCTTCGGCGCCGTCCGCGCCGTCGACAGCCTCAGCTTCACCGTCGAGCCCGGCCAGGTGACCGGCTTCCTCGGCCCCAACGGCGCCGGCAAGACCACCACGCTGCGGATGGCGCTGGGCCTGATCACCCCCGACGGCGGGACGACGACCTTCAACGGCACGCCCTACGCCCGGCTGGACGAGCCGCTGCGCCGGGTCGGCGCGGTGCTGGAGACGGCCTTCCACCCGGCCCGCAGCGGCCGGGACCACCTGCGCGTCTACGCCGCTGCCGCCGGCCTGCCCGCCGCCCGCGCCGACGAGGTGCTGGCCCGGGTCGGGCTCGGACCGGCCGGCCGGCGCCGGGCCGGCGGCTACTCGCTGGGCATGCGCCAGCGCCTGGGGCTGGCCACCGCACTGCTGGGCGACCCCCAGGTGCTCGTGCTCGACGAGCCGGCCAACGGGCTGGACCCGGAGGGCATCCAGTGGCTGCGCGGCTTCCTGCGCCACCTGGCGCACGAGGAGGGGCGCACCGTCCTGGTCTCCAGCCACCTGCTGTCCGAGGTCGAGCAGACCGCGGACCGGGTGGTCATCGTGGGCGCCGGGAAGCTCGTGCGGGAGGGCTCGCTGGCCGAGCTGCGCGGTGGCGCCGGCGGTGGCACCGTGCTGGCCCGCAGCCCCCAGGTGGTCCAGCTCGCCGACCTGCTGGCGGCGGCGGGCGCCACCGTGGCGCCCAGCGGACCCGACGGCGTCACCGTGTCCGGCATGCCCACCGAGGAGGTGGGGCACCGGGCGTTCACCGCCGGGGTCGAGCTGCACGAGCTGCGCGCGCAGACCAGCGGCCTCGAGGAGGTCTACTTCCGGCTCACCGCCGGGCAGGAGCAGTACGCCGCGGGTGTCCCCGCGCAGACCGAGGGGACGACCCGATGA
- a CDS encoding multidrug effflux MFS transporter produces the protein MVLLGALSALGPLSMDLYLPALPTLEREFDAGQSATQLTLTAVALGLALGQLVVGPLSDRLGRRVPVLVGVGAYALASLLCALSPDVWVLSGIRLLQGVAGAAGIVLARAVVRDRLEGAEAARAFAVLASIMGAAPVLAPVAGAQLLRFTDWRGVFVALTGIGVVLFLATLWRMPETLPPERRVAGGFRTTARNARRLLARRAFVGAVLAQGLGFGTLFTYISSSSFVLQSGQGLSAQQFGLVFAVNGIGIVLAGQVSRLLVRRLGSRTLLVTGLSVEVVGSAVLLVGAMAGAGLPLVLPMLFLVVSANGLVLPNATALAMADAARMAGTASALVGTAQFALPGLGAPLAGFGTPGTLLPMAAVMVGFAATGWLAAVVLTRERAPAGRDPGEVPAAA, from the coding sequence ATGGTCCTGCTGGGCGCCCTGTCGGCCCTCGGTCCGCTGTCGATGGACCTCTACCTGCCGGCGCTGCCCACCCTCGAGCGTGAGTTCGACGCCGGCCAGTCGGCGACCCAGCTGACGCTGACCGCGGTGGCGCTGGGGCTGGCGCTCGGCCAGCTGGTCGTCGGCCCGCTGTCGGACCGGCTCGGCCGCCGCGTCCCGGTGCTGGTCGGGGTGGGTGCCTACGCCCTCGCCTCGCTGCTGTGCGCCCTCTCCCCCGACGTGTGGGTGCTGTCCGGCATCCGGCTGCTCCAGGGCGTCGCCGGAGCGGCCGGCATCGTGCTGGCCCGGGCGGTCGTCCGGGACCGGCTGGAGGGCGCCGAGGCCGCCCGGGCGTTCGCCGTGCTCGCCTCCATCATGGGCGCGGCTCCGGTCCTCGCCCCGGTGGCCGGCGCCCAGCTGCTGCGGTTCACCGACTGGCGGGGTGTGTTCGTCGCGCTCACCGGCATCGGGGTGGTGCTCTTCCTGGCCACCCTGTGGCGGATGCCGGAGACCCTCCCCCCGGAGCGCCGGGTCGCGGGCGGCTTCCGCACCACCGCGCGCAACGCCCGCCGGCTGCTGGCCCGGCGGGCCTTCGTCGGGGCCGTGCTGGCCCAGGGGCTGGGCTTCGGCACGCTGTTCACCTACATCTCCAGCTCCTCGTTCGTGCTGCAGTCGGGGCAGGGCCTCAGCGCGCAGCAGTTCGGCCTGGTGTTCGCCGTCAACGGGATCGGCATCGTCCTCGCCGGCCAGGTGTCCCGGCTGCTGGTCCGCCGGCTGGGATCCCGCACGCTGCTGGTCACCGGGCTGAGCGTGGAGGTCGTCGGCAGCGCCGTGCTGCTCGTCGGGGCGATGGCCGGGGCAGGGCTGCCGCTGGTGCTGCCGATGCTGTTCCTGGTGGTCTCCGCCAACGGCCTGGTGCTGCCCAACGCGACCGCGCTGGCCATGGCGGACGCCGCCCGGATGGCCGGGACGGCATCGGCGCTGGTCGGCACGGCGCAGTTCGCGCTGCCCGGGCTGGGGGCACCCCTGGCCGGGTTCGGCACCCCCGGCACGCTGCTGCCGATGGCGGCGGTGATGGTCGGCTTCGCCGCGACCGGGTGGCTGGCCGCCGTCGTCCTGACCCGGGAGCGGGCCCCCGCCGGCCGCGACCCCGGAGAGGTGCCGGCCGCGGCCTGA
- a CDS encoding DUF6104 family protein, which yields MYFTDRGIEELAGRRGEEQVSLAWLADQLQAFVDQHPDFEVPVERLATWLARGGTDDDLDDE from the coding sequence GTGTACTTCACCGATCGCGGTATCGAGGAGCTGGCCGGCCGGCGGGGCGAGGAGCAGGTCAGCCTCGCCTGGCTGGCCGACCAGCTGCAGGCCTTCGTCGACCAGCACCCGGACTTCGAGGTGCCGGTCGAGCGGCTGGCCACCTGGCTGGCCCGCGGCGGCACCGACGACGACCTGGACGACGAGTGA
- a CDS encoding ABC transporter permease, translating into MTRLVRAEWLKLLTTRVWIGLLVGACVLAGGFAALFTGLAGQQGGPAPIGTPMYEQLALGAAGQAAILSLVLGIIGMTQEYRHRTATPTFLATPHRGRVVIAKLIAYLVAAVPFALAACAVAVLVVVVYAGARGAAPSLSGDNLEVLLGATVSIVLYAVIGVGVGALFRNQVGAIVGSLVYLFIIESIVGGIPATAGVYKWLPGGAAAALTAVNEGPDLLNQWQGGLLLLGYGLVAALLGTLLAVRRDVV; encoded by the coding sequence ATGACCCGGCTGGTGCGCGCGGAGTGGCTCAAGCTGCTGACCACCCGCGTCTGGATCGGGCTGCTCGTCGGCGCCTGCGTGCTGGCCGGCGGCTTCGCCGCCCTGTTCACCGGCCTGGCCGGACAGCAGGGCGGTCCGGCGCCGATCGGCACCCCCATGTACGAGCAGCTGGCGCTGGGCGCCGCCGGCCAGGCGGCGATCCTGTCCCTGGTGCTGGGCATCATCGGGATGACCCAGGAGTACCGGCACCGCACGGCCACCCCCACCTTCCTGGCCACCCCGCACCGCGGGCGGGTGGTGATCGCCAAGCTGATCGCCTACCTGGTGGCCGCCGTCCCCTTCGCGCTGGCCGCCTGCGCCGTGGCCGTGCTCGTGGTGGTCGTCTACGCCGGGGCACGCGGGGCCGCGCCCTCGCTGAGCGGTGACAACCTCGAGGTGCTGCTCGGGGCGACCGTCTCGATCGTGCTGTACGCGGTCATCGGGGTCGGGGTGGGCGCGCTGTTCCGCAACCAGGTGGGCGCGATCGTCGGCTCGCTGGTCTACCTCTTCATCATCGAGAGCATCGTCGGCGGCATCCCCGCCACCGCCGGCGTCTACAAGTGGCTGCCCGGCGGCGCGGCGGCGGCGCTCACCGCGGTCAACGAGGGGCCGGACCTGCTCAACCAGTGGCAGGGCGGGCTCCTGCTGCTGGGCTACGGGCTCGTCGCCGCCCTGCTCGGCACGCTGCTGGCGGTCCGCCGCGACGTCGTCTGA
- a CDS encoding multifunctional oxoglutarate decarboxylase/oxoglutarate dehydrogenase thiamine pyrophosphate-binding subunit/dihydrolipoyllysine-residue succinyltransferase subunit gives MSSSQPSAANSSPVAGFGTNEWLVEEMYQQYLADPRSVDQAWHDFFADYRPGSPVADGQDRTSAAATPAPSSTPTPAAAPTATGYASPAPEREVTGRDAAPQRAEAPAPREAKATAAPSSGDAAPADRPSTPAASPGTEETVSRAPIADPRSEGTVVNRAAERASQQQPAAPAKPVAKAGAAKPAADAGEGPSRTPLRGAAASVVKNMNASLTVPTATSVRAVPAKLLVDNRIVINNHLARARGGKVSFTHLIGYALVRALDAFPNMNSSFAEVDGKPVLVRPEHVNFGLAIDLPKPDGSRSLVVASIKAAETMDFAEFWGAYEDIIRRARANKLTMDDFSGTTVSLTNPGTIGTNHSVPRLTTGQGTIVGVGAMDYPAEFQGMSPEALAEMAVSKIITLTSTYDHRVIQGAESGDFLRRMHQLLLGEDGFYDDVFRSLRVPYEPVRWVPDMRVSHEGQIDKNARVIEVIEAYRRNGHLMADTDPLEFKVRTHPDLDIVQHGLTLWDLDRQFPVGGFAGERTMLLRDILGVLRQSYCRTVGIEYMHITDPEERTWLQERIEVKHDKPARDKQKRVLGRLNAAEAFETFLQTKYVGQKRFSLEGGESVIPLLDEVLTSSTEHGLEEVAIGMAHRGRLNVLANVLGKSYSKIFGEFEGNIDPGTVQGSGDVKYHLGAEGSFEHEGRRLAVSLASNPSHLETVNPVLEGIVRAKQDMIDKGEGGFTVLPVLLHGDAAFAGQGVVQETLNLSQLRGYRTGGTVHVVINNQVGFTTSPAQSRSTLYSTDVARMIGAPVFHVNGDDPEACVRVARLAVDYRQAFNKDVVIDLVCYRRRGHNEGDDPSMTQPLMYDIIDRKRSVRKLYTEALVGRGDITLAEAEEALKDYRDQLERAFAETHDARDSSAPEPVMDPRSPQSMTVDTAITREVLKAIGDAHVSLPTDFTVHPKLQRMLERRAAMASEGGVDWAMGELLAFGSLLMQGVPVRLAGQDSRRGTFVQRHSVLIDRESAAEHTPLAHLTEDQAKFFVYDSLLSEYAALGFEYGYSVANPQALVLWEAQFGDFVDGAQMVIDEFISSGEAKWGQRSGVVLLLPHGLEGQGPDHSSGRIERFLQLSAENNMTVANCSTPANYFHLLRRQALSEVHRPLVVFTPKSLLRAKAAVSPVEEFTEQRFRPVLPDPGVRGAALDAAAVRRVLLCSGKVSYELLSQRESEGRTDTAVLRVEQLYPLPAEEITEALAQYPDATDVVWVQEEPANMGAWQFMACNLPEHLTGGRTLRRVSRKASASPAVGSAKVHEVEQRQLVAQAFAD, from the coding sequence GTGAGCTCATCCCAGCCGTCCGCCGCCAACAGCAGCCCGGTGGCGGGTTTCGGCACCAACGAGTGGCTGGTCGAGGAGATGTACCAGCAGTACCTCGCCGATCCACGCAGCGTGGACCAGGCCTGGCACGACTTCTTCGCCGACTACCGGCCGGGCAGCCCGGTCGCCGACGGGCAGGACCGCACGTCCGCCGCGGCCACCCCGGCCCCGTCGTCCACGCCGACGCCCGCCGCCGCCCCCACCGCGACCGGCTACGCGTCCCCCGCCCCCGAGCGCGAGGTCACCGGCCGCGACGCCGCACCGCAGCGGGCCGAGGCGCCCGCACCGCGGGAGGCGAAGGCCACCGCCGCGCCGTCGTCCGGCGACGCCGCACCCGCGGACCGGCCCAGCACGCCTGCCGCCAGCCCCGGCACCGAGGAGACCGTCTCCCGGGCCCCCATCGCCGACCCCCGCTCGGAGGGAACCGTGGTCAACCGCGCCGCCGAGCGCGCCTCGCAGCAGCAGCCCGCCGCACCGGCCAAGCCGGTGGCCAAGGCAGGGGCCGCGAAGCCGGCCGCCGACGCCGGGGAGGGCCCGAGCCGCACCCCGCTGCGCGGTGCGGCCGCGAGCGTCGTCAAGAACATGAACGCCTCGCTGACCGTCCCGACGGCCACCAGCGTGCGCGCGGTCCCGGCCAAGCTCCTGGTCGACAACCGGATCGTCATCAACAACCACCTGGCCCGTGCCCGGGGCGGCAAGGTGTCCTTCACGCACCTGATCGGCTACGCGCTGGTCCGGGCGCTGGACGCCTTCCCGAACATGAACAGCTCGTTCGCCGAGGTCGACGGCAAGCCGGTGCTGGTGCGCCCCGAGCACGTCAACTTCGGGCTGGCCATCGACCTGCCCAAGCCCGACGGCTCGCGGTCGCTCGTGGTCGCCTCGATCAAGGCCGCCGAGACCATGGACTTCGCGGAGTTCTGGGGCGCCTACGAGGACATCATCCGGCGGGCCCGCGCCAACAAGCTGACGATGGACGACTTCTCCGGCACCACGGTCAGCCTGACCAACCCGGGCACGATCGGCACCAACCACTCGGTGCCGCGGTTGACCACCGGCCAGGGCACGATCGTCGGCGTCGGGGCGATGGACTACCCGGCCGAGTTCCAGGGGATGAGCCCCGAGGCGCTCGCCGAGATGGCCGTCTCCAAGATCATCACGCTCACCTCGACCTACGACCACCGGGTCATCCAGGGCGCGGAGTCCGGCGACTTCCTGCGCCGGATGCACCAGCTGCTGCTGGGTGAGGACGGCTTCTACGACGACGTCTTCCGCTCGCTGCGGGTGCCGTACGAGCCGGTCCGCTGGGTGCCCGACATGCGGGTCAGCCACGAGGGGCAGATCGACAAGAACGCCCGGGTCATCGAGGTCATCGAGGCCTACCGGCGCAACGGCCACCTGATGGCCGACACCGACCCGCTGGAGTTCAAGGTCCGCACCCACCCCGACCTGGACATCGTCCAGCACGGGCTGACGCTGTGGGACCTCGACCGGCAGTTCCCGGTCGGCGGCTTCGCCGGCGAGCGGACCATGCTGCTGCGCGACATCCTCGGCGTGCTGCGCCAGTCGTACTGCCGCACGGTGGGCATCGAGTACATGCACATCACCGACCCCGAGGAGCGCACGTGGCTCCAGGAGCGGATCGAGGTCAAGCACGACAAGCCCGCCCGGGACAAGCAGAAGCGGGTGCTCGGCCGGCTGAACGCGGCCGAGGCGTTCGAGACCTTCCTGCAGACCAAGTACGTCGGGCAGAAGCGCTTCAGCCTGGAGGGCGGCGAGTCGGTCATCCCGCTGCTGGACGAGGTGCTCACCTCCTCCACCGAGCACGGCCTCGAGGAGGTCGCGATCGGCATGGCCCACCGCGGCCGGCTGAACGTGCTGGCCAACGTGCTGGGCAAGAGCTACTCGAAGATCTTCGGGGAGTTCGAGGGCAACATCGACCCGGGCACCGTGCAGGGCTCCGGCGACGTGAAGTACCACCTGGGCGCCGAGGGCAGCTTCGAGCACGAGGGCCGTCGGCTCGCCGTGTCCCTGGCCAGCAACCCCAGCCACCTGGAGACGGTCAACCCGGTCCTCGAGGGCATCGTGCGCGCCAAGCAGGACATGATCGACAAGGGCGAGGGCGGCTTCACCGTGCTGCCCGTGCTGCTCCACGGGGACGCGGCCTTCGCCGGCCAGGGCGTCGTGCAGGAGACGCTGAACCTGTCGCAGCTGCGCGGCTACCGCACCGGCGGCACCGTGCACGTGGTCATCAACAACCAGGTCGGTTTCACCACCAGCCCGGCGCAGTCCCGCTCGACGCTCTACTCGACCGACGTCGCCCGGATGATCGGCGCCCCGGTCTTCCACGTGAACGGCGACGACCCCGAGGCCTGCGTCCGGGTCGCCCGGCTGGCCGTGGACTACCGGCAGGCGTTCAACAAGGACGTCGTCATCGACCTGGTCTGCTACCGCCGGCGCGGGCACAACGAGGGCGACGACCCCTCGATGACCCAGCCGCTGATGTACGACATCATCGACCGCAAGCGCTCGGTCCGGAAGCTGTACACCGAGGCGCTGGTCGGCCGGGGCGACATCACCCTCGCCGAGGCCGAGGAGGCGCTGAAGGACTACCGCGACCAGCTGGAGCGGGCCTTCGCCGAGACCCACGACGCGCGGGACTCCTCGGCGCCGGAGCCGGTGATGGACCCGCGCTCGCCGCAGTCGATGACGGTCGACACCGCCATCACCCGCGAGGTGCTCAAGGCCATCGGCGACGCGCACGTCTCGCTGCCGACGGACTTCACCGTGCACCCCAAGCTGCAGCGGATGCTGGAGCGCCGGGCGGCGATGGCCAGCGAGGGCGGCGTCGACTGGGCGATGGGCGAGCTGCTGGCCTTCGGGTCCCTGCTGATGCAGGGCGTGCCGGTGCGGCTGGCCGGCCAGGACTCCCGCCGCGGCACCTTCGTGCAGCGGCACTCGGTCCTCATCGACCGGGAGTCCGCCGCCGAGCACACCCCGCTGGCCCACCTGACCGAGGACCAGGCGAAGTTCTTCGTCTACGACTCGCTGCTGAGCGAGTACGCCGCGCTCGGCTTCGAGTACGGCTACTCGGTGGCCAACCCCCAGGCGCTGGTGCTCTGGGAGGCCCAGTTCGGCGACTTCGTCGACGGCGCGCAGATGGTCATCGACGAGTTCATCAGCTCCGGCGAGGCCAAGTGGGGGCAGCGCTCCGGCGTCGTCCTGCTGCTGCCGCACGGGCTGGAGGGCCAGGGGCCCGACCACTCCAGCGGCCGGATCGAGCGCTTCCTGCAGCTGTCGGCCGAGAACAACATGACGGTCGCCAACTGCTCCACGCCGGCGAACTACTTCCACCTGCTGCGCCGCCAGGCGCTGTCGGAGGTGCACCGCCCGCTGGTCGTCTTCACCCCGAAGTCGCTGCTGCGCGCCAAGGCCGCGGTGAGCCCCGTCGAGGAATTCACCGAGCAGCGGTTCCGCCCCGTCCTGCCCGACCCGGGCGTGCGCGGCGCGGCGCTGGACGCCGCCGCGGTGCGTCGCGTGCTGCTGTGCAGCGGCAAGGTGAGCTACGAGCTGCTGTCCCAGCGGGAGTCCGAGGGTCGCACCGACACCGCGGTCCTGCGGGTCGAGCAGCTCTACCCGCTGCCGGCCGAGGAGATCACCGAGGCGCTGGCGCAGTACCCGGACGCGACCGACGTCGTGTGGGTGCAGGAGGAGCCGGCCAACATGGGCGCCTGGCAGTTCATGGCCTGCAACCTGCCCGAGCACCTCACCGGTGGCCGGACGCTGCGCCGGGTCTCCCGCAAGGCCTCGGCCAGCCCGGCCGTGGGGTCGGCGAAGGTGCACGAGGTGGAGCAGCGCCAGCTGGTCGCCCAGGCCTTCGCCGACTGA
- a CDS encoding metal-dependent hydrolase, which translates to MLGHSHALSGLAAGAATLPWAPVEGTVAQVAWVAAAGGFAMLPDLDQRGSTISRMWGPFTDAPSGLVNTIARGHRWGTHDAVLGPLAFGLLASVAAWQHWSSLLLLALAIGLALRALHFVIPGRAENTVLGNLVLSWGGAWLLLAHSPPPGWLPWAVVVGVLTHIAGDGLTKEGVPLPVFWVLRRTRLNPVHLRTGATIEKAVLVPLFGAATLVFLYLNTGARDLVDPLLDRLG; encoded by the coding sequence GTGCTCGGTCACTCTCATGCGCTCTCCGGCCTGGCCGCCGGCGCCGCGACGCTGCCCTGGGCACCGGTCGAGGGCACCGTGGCCCAGGTGGCGTGGGTGGCCGCCGCGGGCGGGTTCGCCATGCTCCCCGACCTCGACCAGCGCGGGTCGACCATCTCCCGGATGTGGGGGCCGTTCACCGACGCGCCGTCCGGGCTGGTCAACACGATCGCCCGAGGGCACCGGTGGGGCACGCACGACGCCGTCCTCGGCCCGCTCGCGTTCGGCCTGCTCGCCTCCGTCGCCGCCTGGCAGCACTGGTCGAGCCTGCTGCTGCTGGCGCTGGCCATCGGCCTGGCGCTGCGGGCACTGCACTTCGTCATCCCCGGACGGGCGGAGAACACCGTCCTCGGCAACCTGGTGCTCTCCTGGGGTGGCGCATGGCTGCTGCTGGCGCACAGCCCGCCCCCCGGCTGGCTGCCGTGGGCCGTCGTCGTCGGGGTGCTCACGCACATCGCCGGTGACGGGCTGACCAAGGAGGGCGTGCCGCTGCCGGTGTTCTGGGTGCTGCGCCGCACCCGGCTCAACCCGGTGCACCTGCGCACCGGCGCGACGATCGAGAAGGCGGTGCTCGTGCCGTTGTTCGGCGCGGCGACGCTGGTGTTCCTGTACCTCAACACCGGAGCCCGGGACCTCGTCGACCCGCTGCTGGACCGCCTCGGCTGA